In Agelaius phoeniceus isolate bAgePho1 chromosome 14, bAgePho1.hap1, whole genome shotgun sequence, a single genomic region encodes these proteins:
- the ZIC3 gene encoding zinc finger protein ZIC 3: protein MTMLLDGGPQFPALGVGGFAAPRHHEMPGRDAGGGGMGLGPFGDSSHAAAFKLNAAPHDLAAGQSSAFTPQAPGYASALGHHHHHHHHAGQVPSYGGAAAFNSTRDFLFRNRGSGIADAASGTAQHGLFGGSPGGLHGPGGIPDTPGYLLFPGLHEQSPSHTSPNGHVDNGQMHLGLRGDLFGRPDPYRAVSSPRTDPYAGAQFHNYNHMNMNMGMNVAAHHHHHHGPGAFFRYMRQPIKQELSCKWLDESQLSRPKKSCDRTFSTMHELVTHVTMEHVGGPEQNNHICYWDECPREGKSFKAKYKLVNHIRVHTGEKPFPCPFPGCGKIFARSENLKIHKRTHTGEKPFKCEFEGCDRRFANSSDRKKHMHVHTSDKPYICKVCDKSYTHPSSLRKHMKVHESQGSDSSPAASSGYESSTPPAVGSAGSKDSTKTPPAALQSNPGHNPGLPPNFNEWYV from the exons ATGACGATGCTGCTGGACGGAGGGCCGCAGTTCCCGGCGCTGGGGGTGGGCGGCTTTGCGGCGCCCCGCCACCACGAGATGCCGGGTCGCGacgccggcggcggcggcatgGGGCTGGGCCCCTTCGGGGACTCTTCGCACGCCGCTGCCTTCAAGCTGAACGCGGCCCCGCACGACCTCGCCGCCGGGCAGAGCTCGGCATTCACGCCGCAGGCGCCGGGCTACGCCAGCGCCCTGggccaccaccaccatcaccaccaccacgCCGGCCAGGTGCCTTCCTACGGCGGGGCCGCCGCCTTCAACTCCACCCGCGACTTTCTGTTCCGCAACCGCGGCTCCGGCATCGCGGACGCCGCCTCCGGCACAGCGCAGCACGGGCTCTTCGGCGGCTCCCCCGGCGGCTTGCACGGCCCCGGCGGCATCCCGGACACCCCGGGCTACCTGCTCTTCCCTGGGCTGCATGAGCAGAGTCCGAGCCACACGTCCCCCAACGGGCATGTGGACAACGGGCAGATGCACCTGGGGCTGCGCGGGGACCTCTTCGGGCGGCCGGATCCCTACCGGGCCGTCTCCAGCCCCCGCACGGACCCTTACGCCGGAGCCCAGTTCCACAACTACAACCACATGAATATGAATATGGGCATGAACGTGGCggcccaccaccaccaccaccacggCCCCGGCGCTTTCTTTCGGTACATGCGCCAGCCCATCAAGCAAGAATTGTCCTGCAAGTGGCTCGACGAGAGCCAGCTCAGCCGGCCCAAGAAGAGCTGCGACAGGACTTTCAGCACCATGCACGAGCTGGTGACCCATGTCACCATGGAGCACGTCGGGGGGCCGGAGCAGAACAACCACATCTGCTACTGGGACGAGTGTCCGCGGGAAGGCAAGTCCTTCAAGGCGAAATACAAACTGGTGAACCACATTCGGGTGCACACGGGGGAAAAGCCCTTCCCGTGCCCCTTCCCGGGCTGCGGCAAGATCTTTGCCCGCTCCGAGAACCTCAAGATTCACAAGCGGACGCACACAG GTGAGAAGCCTTTCAAGTGCGAGTTTGAGGGCTGCGACAGGCGCTTCGCCAACAGCAGTGACAGGAAGAAACACATGCACGTCCACACCTCGGACAAGCCCTACATCTGCAAGGTGTGCGACAAATCCTACACCCACCCCAGCTCACTTAGGAAACACATGAAG GTGCACGAATCCCAGGGGTCGGACTCTTCCCCTGCGGCCAGTTCGGGGTACGAGTCCTCCACCCCCCCTGCGGTGGGCTCCGCCGGCAGTAAGGACTCCACTAAAACGCCGCCGGCCGCCCTGCAGAGTAACCCCGGCCATAACCCTGGACTGCCCCCCAATTTTAATGAGTGGTATGTGtga